From the Ruania alkalisoli genome, one window contains:
- a CDS encoding carbohydrate ABC transporter permease produces the protein MTATVAPAESPPRKVGGARPARIVVGVIGAVVVAWAAANVFLALAYYPEWFFDNRLLMAVIGMIAGVGGAALLFYFVNVFIEGLPQRFSEGVIPYVFVFPSFFLLGLVLVYPTVQTVNYSFANNDSTAYVGFDNYVAIFGSGEFWLSLTNNALWLIVVPAVTVVVGLVVALFADRLSAQGEKVAKSFIFLPMAISFVAASTIWAIQIYSPNPDVGLLNSIVTGLGGDAQNWIRVDTLRLNSFLMMVILIWMQAGFAMILLSGGIKGVPEETLEAARMDGANEAQVFFRVIVPQIKGTMITVFITVTILVLKVFDIIYVLTNGQASTNVIANLFFQELFTFQRAGRASAIVVVLLILVTPILIYQVRHYRKEAAR, from the coding sequence GTGACCGCCACCGTCGCGCCGGCGGAGTCGCCTCCGCGCAAGGTTGGTGGGGCCCGTCCGGCGCGAATCGTCGTAGGTGTCATCGGCGCGGTCGTCGTCGCGTGGGCCGCCGCGAACGTCTTCCTCGCGCTGGCGTACTACCCGGAGTGGTTCTTCGACAACCGGCTCCTGATGGCCGTGATCGGCATGATCGCCGGTGTCGGGGGAGCAGCACTGCTGTTCTACTTCGTGAACGTCTTCATCGAGGGGCTTCCGCAGCGCTTCTCCGAGGGTGTCATCCCCTACGTCTTCGTATTCCCCTCCTTCTTCCTGCTGGGTTTGGTGCTGGTCTACCCGACGGTGCAGACCGTCAACTACAGTTTCGCGAACAACGACAGCACCGCCTATGTCGGATTCGACAATTACGTCGCGATCTTCGGCAGCGGCGAGTTCTGGCTGTCGCTGACCAACAACGCTCTGTGGTTGATCGTCGTGCCAGCTGTCACGGTCGTTGTCGGTCTAGTCGTCGCCTTGTTCGCGGACCGGCTCTCGGCGCAGGGAGAGAAGGTTGCCAAGAGCTTCATCTTCCTGCCGATGGCTATCTCGTTCGTGGCGGCGTCGACGATCTGGGCAATCCAGATCTACAGCCCCAATCCTGACGTCGGGCTGCTGAACTCGATCGTCACAGGTCTGGGCGGGGACGCGCAGAACTGGATCCGGGTGGACACACTGCGGTTGAACTCGTTCCTGATGATGGTGATCCTCATCTGGATGCAGGCCGGATTCGCCATGATCCTGCTTTCCGGGGGGATCAAGGGCGTTCCGGAGGAGACGCTGGAAGCGGCCCGTATGGATGGTGCGAACGAGGCGCAGGTGTTCTTCCGCGTGATCGTCCCGCAGATCAAGGGCACGATGATCACCGTCTTCATCACCGTGACGATCCTGGTGCTGAAGGTCTTCGACATCATCTACGTGCTCACCAACGGTCAGGCCAGCACGAACGTGATCGCCAACCTCTTCTTCCAGGAGTTGTTCACCTT
- a CDS encoding ABC transporter substrate-binding protein, whose translation MTQCMRRKVAATSLAATGALLLAGCLQQPGSGSGSGFGPDNAETDSDGVVTILGAFGGAEAEAFNASLEEFEERTGIDVEYTSDQDFTNTIRARTGSGQAPDVAIFPQPGGLMEQAAADAVQPVDLYLDMASLEETLVPGFLDAATDEDGRVYGAPMRMAVKSLVWYPQDAYAAGGYSTEPETLDDLADIAQQIRDDGVAPWCMGWESDQATGWVGTDWIEEYMLRLHGPEVYDQWTSHEIPFNDPRVIEAFDAYGDLIFEDGNVLGGPSNVLAVPFSEAILPAFEEPAECLMERQGNFITGFMPSEIQANLDSEVGLFVFPRSASGDYTDQPILGGGDLAALMNGDDPDSISVMQFLTSDSFGGPWAQAGGWLSPHSTFDASLYPDELTRRTAEIVADADVFRFDGSDLMPNAVGGGTFWTGMVDWVNGASAEDVTTAIEESWPVGEGEDS comes from the coding sequence ATGACGCAGTGCATGCGCCGGAAGGTTGCGGCGACCAGTCTCGCCGCGACGGGAGCGCTGCTGCTTGCTGGGTGCCTGCAGCAGCCCGGCAGTGGCAGTGGCAGCGGATTCGGACCGGACAATGCTGAGACGGACAGCGACGGGGTCGTGACGATCCTGGGAGCGTTCGGCGGCGCGGAGGCTGAGGCATTCAACGCCTCGCTCGAAGAGTTCGAAGAACGGACCGGTATCGACGTCGAATACACCTCGGACCAGGACTTCACGAACACCATCCGGGCTCGGACCGGCTCCGGCCAGGCGCCGGACGTCGCGATCTTCCCGCAGCCGGGTGGCCTGATGGAACAGGCTGCGGCAGACGCAGTCCAGCCGGTTGACCTCTATCTCGACATGGCCTCGCTCGAGGAGACGCTGGTCCCGGGATTCCTGGACGCAGCGACCGACGAGGACGGGCGTGTCTACGGGGCTCCGATGCGCATGGCGGTGAAGTCGCTCGTCTGGTATCCGCAGGATGCGTACGCGGCAGGCGGTTACAGCACCGAGCCGGAGACCCTGGACGACCTCGCCGATATCGCCCAGCAGATCCGCGACGACGGCGTGGCGCCGTGGTGCATGGGGTGGGAGTCGGACCAGGCCACCGGATGGGTCGGTACGGACTGGATCGAGGAGTACATGCTCCGGCTGCACGGTCCGGAGGTGTATGACCAGTGGACCTCGCACGAGATCCCGTTCAACGACCCCCGGGTGATCGAGGCCTTCGATGCCTACGGCGATCTGATCTTCGAGGACGGGAACGTGCTGGGTGGGCCGTCGAACGTGCTCGCCGTGCCGTTCAGTGAGGCGATCCTGCCCGCGTTCGAGGAGCCGGCCGAGTGCCTGATGGAGCGACAGGGCAATTTCATCACCGGCTTCATGCCCTCGGAGATTCAGGCGAACCTGGACTCCGAGGTGGGTCTGTTCGTGTTCCCGCGGTCGGCATCCGGTGACTACACCGACCAGCCGATCCTCGGTGGTGGCGACCTCGCCGCTCTGATGAACGGTGACGACCCTGACTCGATCTCCGTCATGCAGTTCCTCACGTCGGACTCGTTCGGTGGTCCGTGGGCGCAGGCCGGCGGGTGGCTCTCCCCGCACTCCACCTTCGATGCCAGCCTCTACCCGGACGAGCTCACCCGGCGAACCGCTGAGATCGTCGCTGACGCGGATGTCTTCCGCTTCGACGGATCGGACCTGATGCCGAACGCCGTCGGTGGCGGGACCTTCTGGACGGGCATGGTCGACTGGGTGAACGGTGCCTCGGCCGAGGATGTCACGACCGCGATCGAGGAGAGCTGGCCGGTAGGCGAGGGAGAGGACTCGTGA
- the lpdA gene encoding dihydrolipoyl dehydrogenase translates to MTSHYDVVVLGAGPGGYIAAIRAAQQGLNVAVVERKYWGGVCLNVGCIPSKALLRNAELAHTLNHEKDKYGITGDASMAYGPTHARSRKVSAGIVKGVHFLMKKNKITEVDGWGTITSNTSMSVAAEDGSTSELTFDHLIIATGAVTKMLPGVQVSQNVVTYEEQILDENLPNSIIIAGSGAIGVEFAYVMKNFGVDVTIVEYLDRMVPTEDPEISKELAKHYKKLGVKVMTSTKVEAVEDTGSGVKVTVSPAAGGDQQVIEADKLLSAIGFAPRLEGYGLENLGVKTTERGAIEIDSRGRTSVENVFAIGDVTGKLMLAHTAEAMGVVAAETIGGAETQEIEFDFIPRATYCQPQIASFGYTEEQAKEKGYDVKVAKFPFSANGKAMGLGEPVGFVKVVADAQYNEIIGAHLIGPDVTELLPVLTLAQRWDLTADEVSRNVFAHPTLGESVKEAVHGIAGHMLNL, encoded by the coding sequence GTGACTTCACACTATGACGTCGTTGTTCTCGGAGCAGGCCCCGGTGGTTACATCGCCGCGATCCGCGCGGCTCAGCAGGGGCTCAATGTGGCTGTGGTGGAGCGCAAGTACTGGGGTGGGGTGTGCCTGAACGTCGGCTGCATCCCGTCCAAGGCCTTGCTGCGCAATGCCGAACTGGCGCACACGCTCAACCACGAGAAGGACAAGTACGGCATCACCGGCGACGCGTCGATGGCCTACGGTCCTACGCATGCCCGCAGCCGGAAGGTCTCCGCCGGCATCGTCAAGGGCGTGCACTTCCTGATGAAGAAGAACAAGATCACCGAGGTCGACGGGTGGGGCACGATCACCTCGAACACCTCGATGTCGGTGGCCGCCGAGGACGGCTCCACCAGCGAGCTCACCTTCGACCACCTGATCATCGCCACCGGTGCCGTCACCAAGATGCTGCCGGGCGTGCAGGTGAGCCAGAACGTCGTCACCTACGAGGAGCAGATCCTCGACGAGAACCTGCCGAACTCGATCATCATCGCCGGCTCCGGCGCCATCGGCGTGGAGTTCGCGTACGTGATGAAGAACTTCGGCGTGGACGTGACCATCGTGGAGTACCTGGACCGCATGGTGCCCACCGAGGACCCGGAGATCTCCAAGGAGCTTGCCAAGCACTACAAGAAGCTCGGTGTGAAGGTGATGACCTCCACCAAGGTCGAGGCCGTTGAGGACACCGGCTCCGGTGTGAAGGTCACCGTGAGCCCGGCCGCCGGTGGCGACCAGCAGGTGATCGAGGCTGACAAGCTGCTCTCCGCGATCGGGTTCGCCCCGCGGCTGGAGGGTTATGGCCTGGAGAACCTCGGCGTCAAGACCACCGAGCGCGGTGCCATCGAGATCGACTCCCGCGGGCGCACCAGCGTGGAGAACGTCTTCGCCATCGGCGACGTGACCGGCAAGCTCATGCTCGCGCACACCGCCGAGGCGATGGGCGTGGTGGCCGCCGAGACCATCGGAGGCGCCGAGACGCAGGAGATCGAGTTCGACTTCATCCCGCGCGCCACGTACTGCCAGCCGCAGATCGCTTCCTTCGGGTATACCGAGGAGCAGGCGAAGGAGAAGGGCTACGACGTCAAGGTCGCGAAGTTCCCGTTCTCCGCGAACGGCAAGGCCATGGGCCTGGGCGAGCCGGTCGGCTTCGTCAAGGTGGTGGCCGATGCGCAGTACAACGAGATCATCGGTGCGCACCTGATTGGCCCGGACGTCACCGAACTGCTCCCGGTGCTGACCCTCGCGCAGCGCTGGGACCTCACCGCGGACGAGGTCTCCCGGAACGTGTTCGCCCACCCGACCCTGGGCGAGTCGGTCAAGGAGGCCGTGCACGGCATCGCCGGGCACATGCTCAACCTCTGA
- a CDS encoding GNAT family N-acetyltransferase, whose product MERVDWTDPDLQRLVADQEREIDARYGDSEHASHLDAETVTVAVLARDVESKEAIACGVLRDPAPGFEAGTGELNRMYVHPDHRRRGIGKEILRALEAVAKERQLGQLVLETGIQQPEAIGLYTSEGYRIIDNYPPYEDDLDSRCFAKAIGEEG is encoded by the coding sequence ATGGAACGTGTGGATTGGACCGATCCTGACCTGCAGCGGCTCGTGGCCGACCAGGAGCGGGAGATCGACGCCCGCTACGGCGACAGTGAGCACGCCAGCCACCTCGACGCCGAGACTGTCACCGTTGCCGTTCTCGCCCGCGATGTCGAGTCCAAGGAAGCCATCGCCTGCGGCGTGCTGCGCGACCCGGCCCCCGGCTTCGAGGCCGGCACCGGTGAGCTGAACCGGATGTACGTCCACCCCGACCACCGCCGCCGGGGAATCGGCAAGGAGATCCTGCGCGCCCTCGAAGCCGTGGCGAAGGAACGTCAGCTCGGCCAGCTGGTGCTCGAGACGGGTATCCAGCAACCCGAGGCGATCGGCCTGTACACCTCGGAGGGGTACCGGATCATCGACAACTACCCCCCATACGAGGACGACCTCGATTCCCGCTGCTTCGCGAAGGCCATCGGCGAAGAAGGCTGA
- a CDS encoding aminotransferase class V-fold PLP-dependent enzyme, translated as MNHWRWADQFAPTGIYLNAASMGLPCRGTREALAAHVQAWTDGRVQPQDLDAVVARCRELYAGLVGLDFRTVAIGSQASAMIAPLAAWVPDGAEVLVARGEFTSVSFPFFAQQARGVRVREVPLADLPTAVGPQTALVAVAMVQSADGAILDLPALRDACAAHGAEILLDLTQAAGWLPMDLDDVAFTVCAGYKWLLAPRGTGYLSVREDLIDAVVPSQAGWYAGEDRWSSIYGGPLRLAQSARRFDVSPAWPAWVGAEPALELLTEIGIAALHGHAVGLANQFTAGLGLAPTDSAIVSLPVTESGAAALADAGIVTAGRAGKVRFSFHVHTRADDVGRAVAVLAGSAPDVG; from the coding sequence ATGAACCACTGGCGCTGGGCCGATCAGTTCGCTCCGACCGGCATCTACCTGAACGCGGCCTCGATGGGCCTGCCGTGCCGTGGCACCCGGGAGGCACTGGCCGCTCACGTGCAGGCGTGGACGGACGGCCGGGTGCAGCCACAGGATCTGGATGCCGTGGTCGCCCGGTGCCGAGAGCTGTATGCCGGGCTGGTGGGCCTCGACTTCCGTACCGTCGCGATCGGGAGCCAGGCGTCGGCGATGATCGCCCCGCTCGCCGCGTGGGTCCCCGACGGTGCCGAGGTGCTCGTGGCCCGCGGCGAGTTCACCTCCGTCAGCTTCCCGTTCTTCGCCCAGCAGGCGCGCGGGGTGCGGGTGCGGGAGGTGCCGCTGGCGGATCTGCCGACGGCGGTGGGCCCCCAGACCGCGCTCGTCGCCGTGGCGATGGTGCAGTCCGCCGACGGGGCGATCCTCGACCTTCCGGCGCTGCGGGATGCGTGCGCTGCTCACGGCGCCGAGATCCTGCTCGACCTCACCCAGGCCGCAGGCTGGCTCCCGATGGACCTCGACGACGTCGCGTTCACCGTGTGCGCGGGGTACAAGTGGCTGCTGGCACCGCGGGGAACCGGCTACCTGAGTGTGCGCGAGGACCTGATCGACGCCGTGGTCCCCTCGCAGGCCGGGTGGTACGCGGGCGAGGACCGGTGGTCTTCGATCTATGGCGGGCCGCTGCGGCTGGCTCAGAGCGCCCGCCGGTTCGACGTCTCACCCGCGTGGCCCGCCTGGGTGGGCGCGGAACCTGCGCTGGAGCTGTTGACCGAGATCGGGATCGCGGCGCTGCATGGACATGCCGTCGGGCTCGCGAACCAGTTCACTGCTGGGCTGGGGCTGGCGCCGACCGACTCGGCCATCGTCTCGCTCCCGGTGACCGAGAGCGGCGCAGCAGCACTTGCTGATGCCGGCATCGTCACGGCCGGGAGGGCGGGGAAGGTGCGCTTCTCCTTCCATGTGCACACGAGGGCCGACGACGTGGGGCGGGCCGTGGCGGTGCTGGCCGGCTCCGCTCCAGACGTGGGGTAG
- a CDS encoding response regulator transcription factor, producing MISLALVDDSALVRAGLRTLATHDGDIDVVAEAGTGRAGVAEVRRTRPDVVLMDLRMPEVDGIEATQAICADPELDQVRVLVLTTFDEDAEILAAVRAGASGYLLKDVAPEELREAIRTVAAGDRALGAAALRALVQAVSDHRPADPDDSALARLADLTARERDVLACVGRGQSNDEIAATLFLSPATARTYVSRLLAKLDARDRSQLVVLAYESGLVRPGS from the coding sequence ATGATCTCGCTGGCGCTCGTGGACGACTCCGCCCTGGTGCGCGCGGGTTTGCGCACCCTCGCCACCCATGATGGTGACATCGACGTAGTGGCCGAGGCCGGTACCGGGCGCGCCGGGGTGGCCGAGGTGCGCCGCACCCGCCCGGACGTGGTGCTGATGGATCTGCGGATGCCCGAGGTGGACGGCATCGAGGCCACGCAGGCGATCTGCGCGGACCCGGAGTTGGATCAGGTGCGGGTGCTGGTGCTGACCACCTTCGACGAGGACGCTGAGATCCTCGCGGCGGTCCGGGCCGGGGCGAGCGGCTATCTGCTCAAGGACGTCGCGCCGGAGGAACTGCGCGAGGCGATCCGGACGGTGGCAGCGGGGGATCGTGCCCTGGGTGCCGCGGCGCTGCGGGCGCTCGTGCAGGCCGTCAGCGACCACCGCCCCGCCGACCCCGACGACTCAGCGCTCGCCCGGCTCGCCGATCTGACCGCCCGGGAACGGGATGTCCTCGCCTGCGTGGGGCGCGGTCAGTCGAACGACGAGATCGCCGCCACTCTCTTCCTCAGCCCGGCCACCGCGCGCACCTATGTCAGCCGCCTGCTCGCCAAGCTCGACGCGCGTGACCGGTCCCAGCTGGTGGTGCTCGCCTACGAGAGCGGGTTGGTCCGCCCTGGCTCGTAG
- a CDS encoding sensor histidine kinase — protein sequence MTDTPHPFGVSPRVLDALLGIGVALGVALVIAAEADTGSGQPPAAYLFAVAFGALMVWRRRAPRLVLALTVLGIFTYYALGYPPIGIAWPAVAATYSAAEQGRTRTAIIAGAVLVAVAAFFRIDEGLPTAYLISYEMFTNVALLAAAIALGVSVRTRRQARVQQARILELTTAEQERRAAARLQDERVQIARDLHDSIGHSLSVVSMNAGVAAEALEQDRPTAERALAQIRESAGQTLRELRATVRLLRSAPDAREPITAPGLASIAPLLEAARGTGLQVEVDVRVPDGSLSGPIDAAAYRIVQESLTNVIRHSGATQVAVTATLVDAWLVLEVRDDGRGATTAQGAHGALEVADGADTSRTHAPPSGIIGMRERATLLGGTLTVGSAEDRGFAVRAELPGRLEP from the coding sequence GTGACCGACACTCCGCACCCCTTCGGCGTGAGCCCGCGCGTGCTCGACGCGCTGCTCGGCATCGGGGTCGCCCTCGGGGTGGCCCTGGTGATCGCCGCCGAGGCCGACACCGGGTCGGGCCAGCCGCCCGCCGCCTACCTGTTCGCCGTCGCGTTCGGCGCTCTGATGGTGTGGCGGCGCCGCGCCCCCCGCCTGGTCCTCGCGCTGACGGTGCTGGGGATCTTCACCTACTACGCGCTCGGCTACCCGCCCATCGGGATCGCCTGGCCGGCCGTGGCCGCGACGTACTCGGCTGCCGAGCAGGGTCGCACCCGCACGGCGATCATTGCCGGTGCGGTGCTGGTGGCCGTGGCGGCATTCTTCCGGATCGACGAGGGCCTCCCGACGGCGTATCTCATCTCCTACGAGATGTTCACCAATGTGGCCCTGCTCGCTGCCGCCATCGCGCTGGGCGTGAGCGTGCGCACCCGCCGGCAGGCCCGCGTGCAACAGGCCCGGATCCTCGAGCTCACCACAGCCGAGCAGGAACGCCGCGCCGCTGCCCGCCTGCAGGACGAACGCGTACAGATCGCGCGCGACCTGCACGACTCCATCGGGCACAGCCTTTCCGTGGTGTCGATGAATGCCGGTGTCGCCGCCGAGGCGCTCGAGCAGGATCGCCCGACGGCGGAACGCGCCCTGGCGCAGATCCGCGAGTCCGCGGGCCAGACGTTGCGCGAACTGCGCGCCACGGTGCGGTTGCTGCGGTCTGCTCCGGATGCGCGCGAGCCGATCACCGCGCCCGGCCTCGCCAGCATCGCACCGCTCCTGGAGGCGGCCCGCGGCACCGGTCTGCAGGTGGAGGTGGACGTGCGGGTGCCGGACGGTTCCCTGTCCGGGCCGATCGATGCGGCCGCCTACCGCATCGTGCAGGAGTCCCTCACGAACGTCATCCGGCACTCCGGTGCCACCCAGGTCGCAGTCACCGCCACCCTGGTCGACGCTTGGTTGGTGCTGGAGGTCCGCGACGACGGCCGGGGCGCCACCACCGCCCAGGGCGCCCACGGCGCACTCGAGGTAGCCGACGGTGCAGACACCTCCAGAACGCACGCTCCGCCGTCGGGAATCATCGGTATGCGGGAGCGGGCCACCCTCCTGGGCGGAACTCTCACCGTGGGGAGCGCCGAGGACCGGGGTTTTGCCGTCCGGGCTGAGCTGCCTGGCAGGCTTGAACCATGA
- a CDS encoding multicopper oxidase family protein — MSGLSRRGFLAAAGAGAAAVGLTGCNSASTSAVSEPEQFDTPLPIPPLAESEMIDGIRTFWITAQPGRHEFRPGQSTSTWGFDGSYGGPTVRAAVGERVAVEVTNDLDEATSAHWHGMHLPPDMDGGPHQMIEPGDTWRAEWLIDQAPCTLWYHPHPHGATERHVYRGLTGLFYLDPAPGSAEEAVHEQLPHTYGVDDIPVVIGDKSFSDGGELVIDDGGNEVGLLGDVVTVNGVVGPLLPVRTERVRLRLLNASTARTYSLGLPGRTVTLVATDGGLVREPVALEQVRLSPGERAEVVVQLEPGEEVMLHSFEPDLGNVVVPFAVGANDAFDVLRIVAGSELAPSEDVPGELTSFGLDAASATVRREFRLSDREINGAEMDMARIDETVEVGTTEIWTVINDDLSPHNFHVHDVQFEVLSVGGSPPPPELRGHKDTVYLEPGRAVELIMRFEDYADPQWPYMYHCHLLRHEDEGLMGQFVVVNPGEAADPSMIAGHGHH; from the coding sequence ATGAGCGGCCTCTCGCGGCGCGGATTTCTCGCGGCGGCCGGCGCTGGAGCCGCGGCGGTGGGCCTCACGGGGTGCAACTCGGCGAGCACGAGTGCGGTAAGTGAGCCGGAGCAGTTCGACACACCACTGCCGATCCCGCCTCTGGCCGAGTCGGAGATGATCGACGGTATCCGCACCTTCTGGATCACAGCACAGCCGGGCAGGCATGAGTTCCGTCCGGGCCAGAGCACCTCGACATGGGGCTTCGACGGTTCCTACGGCGGGCCCACGGTGCGGGCCGCGGTGGGCGAGCGGGTCGCCGTCGAGGTGACGAATGATCTGGACGAGGCGACCAGCGCGCACTGGCACGGGATGCACCTGCCGCCGGATATGGACGGCGGCCCGCACCAGATGATCGAGCCTGGCGACACCTGGCGGGCGGAGTGGCTGATCGATCAGGCACCGTGCACCCTCTGGTATCACCCGCACCCGCACGGGGCCACGGAACGGCATGTGTACCGCGGGCTGACCGGGCTGTTCTACCTGGACCCGGCGCCCGGGTCTGCGGAGGAAGCGGTGCACGAGCAACTGCCGCACACCTACGGGGTGGACGACATCCCGGTGGTGATCGGTGACAAGAGCTTCTCCGACGGCGGGGAGTTGGTGATCGACGACGGTGGCAACGAGGTCGGACTGCTGGGGGACGTCGTCACCGTGAACGGAGTGGTGGGTCCATTGCTCCCGGTGAGGACGGAGCGGGTGCGGCTACGGCTGCTGAACGCCTCCACCGCCCGTACCTACTCGCTCGGGCTTCCCGGCCGCACGGTCACGCTGGTGGCAACCGACGGCGGACTGGTGCGCGAGCCGGTCGCGCTGGAGCAGGTGCGCCTCTCACCCGGTGAGCGTGCGGAGGTGGTGGTGCAGCTGGAGCCGGGTGAGGAGGTGATGCTGCACTCCTTCGAACCGGACCTGGGCAACGTGGTCGTGCCCTTCGCCGTGGGGGCCAATGACGCATTCGACGTGCTGCGGATCGTGGCCGGGAGTGAGCTGGCGCCGTCGGAGGACGTGCCAGGTGAGCTGACCTCGTTCGGGCTGGATGCCGCGAGCGCGACGGTGCGCCGGGAGTTCCGGCTCTCGGACCGGGAGATCAATGGTGCAGAGATGGACATGGCCCGCATTGACGAGACCGTCGAGGTGGGCACCACCGAGATCTGGACTGTGATCAACGACGACCTCTCACCGCACAACTTCCACGTGCACGACGTGCAGTTCGAGGTGCTCAGCGTGGGCGGGTCACCGCCGCCGCCGGAGCTGCGCGGCCACAAGGACACGGTGTACCTGGAGCCCGGGCGGGCGGTGGAGCTGATCATGAGGTTCGAGGACTATGCGGACCCGCAGTGGCCGTATATGTACCACTGTCACCTGCTACGGCATGAGGACGAGGGCCTGATGGGGCAGTTCGTGGTGGTGAATCCGGGCGAAGCGGCGGACCCGTCGATGATCGCCGGGCACGGGCACCATTGA
- a CDS encoding MarR family winged helix-turn-helix transcriptional regulator — MTNPSSPPVLTGEDLQTWAALATVLEWLPAALDDQLQRDSQLTHFEYGILYALAHAPQQTLRMSVLAGYANSSLSRLSRAVGRLESKEWVNRRPDPSDGRYTLATLTDAGSVKVTEAMPGHVLTVRRLVLDRLTKPQRRQLREISERIMGGIRSEEGWSPA; from the coding sequence ATGACGAATCCCAGCTCACCGCCGGTGCTCACCGGTGAGGATCTCCAGACGTGGGCGGCCTTGGCGACGGTGCTGGAGTGGCTGCCCGCGGCTCTCGACGATCAGCTCCAGCGCGACTCCCAACTCACCCACTTCGAGTACGGGATCCTCTACGCCCTCGCCCACGCGCCGCAGCAGACACTGCGGATGAGCGTGCTGGCGGGATACGCGAACAGCTCGCTCTCCCGGCTCTCACGCGCGGTCGGTCGCCTCGAGTCGAAGGAGTGGGTGAACCGGAGGCCGGATCCCTCCGATGGCCGGTACACGTTGGCCACGCTCACTGACGCGGGTTCGGTGAAGGTGACCGAAGCGATGCCGGGGCACGTCCTCACGGTTCGGCGACTGGTGCTCGACCGCCTGACGAAGCCGCAACGTCGGCAGCTTCGCGAGATCTCCGAGCGCATCATGGGCGGGATCCGGAGCGAGGAGGGGTGGTCCCCGGCCTGA
- a CDS encoding SDR family NAD(P)-dependent oxidoreductase gives MSGSTQGIGYAIAEALLREGASVIVNGREEERVRATVDALGGIFPGADVTGVAADFSDPDQVRLLLDRLGAIDILVNNVGVFEVKEFADISDQEWQRYVDINVMSGVRLSRHALGGMLDRGWGRILFIASESGVNVPAGMIHYGTTKAATLALSNGLAKLTRGTEVTVNTILGGPTYSDGVAGVVEQIAQAQGASTDDVKRTIAAGNQTSLVQRFLDPAEIAHLAVYLTSPLSSATNGAALRADGGTLTSTL, from the coding sequence GTGAGCGGCTCGACACAAGGGATCGGCTATGCGATCGCAGAGGCGCTGCTCCGAGAGGGGGCGTCGGTGATCGTCAACGGACGCGAGGAGGAGCGCGTGCGGGCGACAGTCGACGCACTTGGCGGCATCTTCCCTGGTGCGGACGTCACGGGCGTCGCAGCAGACTTCAGCGATCCGGACCAGGTCCGGCTATTGCTCGACCGTCTGGGCGCCATCGACATCCTCGTCAACAACGTCGGGGTGTTCGAGGTCAAGGAGTTCGCAGACATCTCCGACCAGGAGTGGCAACGCTACGTCGATATCAACGTGATGAGCGGCGTCCGGCTCTCCCGGCACGCCCTGGGCGGCATGCTCGACAGGGGCTGGGGGCGCATCCTCTTCATTGCCAGCGAATCGGGTGTGAACGTCCCCGCCGGGATGATCCACTACGGCACCACCAAGGCAGCGACCCTCGCACTGAGCAACGGCCTGGCCAAGCTCACCCGTGGCACCGAGGTCACGGTGAACACCATCCTCGGCGGGCCGACCTACTCCGACGGCGTCGCCGGAGTAGTCGAGCAGATCGCCCAAGCCCAGGGCGCGTCAACCGACGACGTCAAACGCACCATCGCCGCGGGCAACCAGACCTCGCTCGTGCAGCGCTTCCTCGATCCCGCCGAGATCGCCCATCTCGCGGTCTATCTCACGAGTCCCCTCTCCTCGGCCACCAACGGAGCCGCACTGCGCGCTGACGGGGGAACGCTCACGAGCACACTGTAA
- a CDS encoding SufE family protein, with translation MSQSAAPAPLPEALAAIVEDFNALGEPDRLQLLLEFSEGLPELPERYAEHPELLEPVPECQSPIFLVTELEGDGGGNGTDAVVRLFFSAPAEAPTTRGFAGILHEGLDGLTAAEVLAVPDDVSDRLGLSRAITPLRLRGMGGMLARIKRQVREKSGA, from the coding sequence ATGAGCCAAAGCGCAGCACCCGCGCCGCTCCCGGAGGCGCTCGCGGCGATCGTTGAGGACTTCAACGCCCTCGGCGAACCGGACCGGCTGCAGCTTCTGCTGGAGTTCAGCGAGGGGCTGCCCGAACTCCCGGAGCGGTACGCCGAGCACCCGGAGCTGCTGGAGCCGGTGCCGGAGTGCCAGTCGCCGATCTTCTTGGTGACCGAGCTGGAAGGCGACGGCGGCGGGAACGGAACGGACGCCGTCGTGCGCCTGTTCTTCTCCGCTCCCGCGGAGGCCCCGACCACGCGTGGGTTCGCTGGCATCCTGCACGAGGGCCTGGACGGGCTGACCGCTGCCGAGGTGCTTGCGGTGCCCGACGACGTCTCCGACCGGCTCGGCCTGTCTCGCGCCATCACCCCGCTGCGCCTGCGCGGGATGGGCGGGATGCTGGCGCGGATCAAGCGGCAGGTGCGGGAGAAGTCCGGCGCCTGA